A genome region from Lactobacillus sp. ESL0791 includes the following:
- the glmM gene encoding phosphoglucosamine mutase codes for MLKYFGTDGVRGVANQELSPELAFKLGRDGGYVLTKNKKADEQAKVLVSRDTRMSGQMLEYALISGLLSVGIEVLEVGVITTPGLSYLVRAQGADAGVQISASHNPVQDNGIKFFGSDGLKLSDAMEGEIEELIDAKEDTLPRPAAEGLGTVTDFHEGSAKYLQFIENSVPEDLDGIKVVIDGANGAASSLISRLFADCGVDFTTIATHPDGMNINDHVGATHTEKLQEEVVKQGAQLGLAFDGDADRCIAVDENGKEVDGDHIMYILGCYMADHGRLKKDTIVTTVMSNLGFTKALARKGLKNVRTQVGDRYVSEEMRAHGYNLGGEQSGHVIMTDYHNTGDGMLTGLHLMLVMKKTGMALTELLKDFKEYPQCLVNVPVKDKKNWREHQPILDVIKEVEQDMGDEGRVLVRPSGTQSLLRVMAEGPTQEETDAYVQRIVDVVKQEMG; via the coding sequence ATGTTGAAATATTTTGGAACCGATGGGGTTCGCGGTGTGGCCAATCAGGAATTGAGCCCGGAATTGGCGTTTAAATTAGGCCGTGACGGTGGTTATGTTTTAACGAAAAATAAAAAGGCAGATGAACAGGCCAAGGTTCTGGTTTCGCGGGATACGCGCATGTCCGGCCAGATGCTGGAATACGCACTGATTTCGGGTCTATTGTCGGTGGGCATTGAGGTTTTGGAAGTTGGGGTTATCACGACACCGGGACTATCCTACTTGGTTCGGGCTCAGGGCGCCGATGCCGGTGTGCAGATTTCCGCCTCGCACAATCCGGTGCAGGATAACGGCATCAAATTTTTTGGCAGCGATGGTTTGAAATTGTCGGACGCAATGGAAGGCGAAATTGAGGAACTGATTGATGCCAAGGAAGATACACTGCCGCGGCCAGCCGCTGAAGGCTTGGGTACGGTGACCGATTTTCACGAGGGTAGCGCCAAATATTTGCAGTTTATTGAAAATTCGGTTCCGGAAGATTTGGACGGCATTAAGGTCGTCATTGATGGGGCTAACGGTGCTGCCAGCAGTTTGATTTCCCGTCTGTTTGCAGACTGCGGCGTTGACTTCACGACTATTGCTACTCATCCTGATGGCATGAACATCAATGACCACGTTGGTGCCACCCATACGGAAAAGCTGCAGGAAGAAGTTGTCAAACAGGGGGCACAGCTGGGGTTGGCCTTTGATGGGGATGCCGACCGCTGCATCGCCGTTGACGAAAACGGCAAGGAGGTTGACGGCGATCACATCATGTATATCTTGGGCTGCTACATGGCCGATCACGGCCGCCTGAAGAAAGATACAATTGTGACCACGGTGATGAGCAACCTTGGTTTTACCAAGGCCTTGGCAAGAAAGGGCCTGAAAAATGTCCGTACCCAAGTTGGTGACCGCTATGTTTCAGAAGAAATGCGCGCTCACGGCTATAACCTGGGCGGTGAGCAGTCCGGACATGTGATTATGACCGACTACCACAATACCGGTGACGGAATGCTCACGGGTCTGCATTTGATGCTGGTCATGAAGAAGACCGGTATGGCACTGACCGAATTGCTGAAGGACTTTAAGGAATATCCGCAGTGCCTGGTTAATGTTCCGGTTAAGGATAAGAAAAATTGGCGTGAGCACCAGCCGATTTTGGATGTGATCAAGGAAGTTGAACAAGACATGGGTGATGAAGGCCGCGTGCTGGTGCGTCCGTCAGGAACTCAGTCGCTTCTGCGGGTGATGGCTGAAGGCCCGACCCAGGAAGAAACCGATGCTTACGTGCAACGGATTGTTGACGTGGTTAAGCAGGAAATGGGTTAA
- a CDS encoding helix-turn-helix transcriptional regulator, which yields MTKIDQILHEQMKDREFAAEYRAETRRTERAVSLYQARERAGYTKKQLAQSAHVSEMEITKMENGEDVDLTALTQVANQLGMNLKA from the coding sequence ATGACCAAAATTGATCAAATCTTGCATGAACAAATGAAAGATCGAGAATTTGCAGCTGAGTATCGTGCCGAAACAAGGCGGACAGAGCGTGCTGTTTCATTATATCAAGCTCGTGAAAGGGCAGGCTATACCAAGAAGCAGCTGGCACAATCGGCTCATGTATCAGAAATGGAAATTACGAAAATGGAAAATGGTGAGGATGTCGATTTAACGGCATTAACGCAAGTCGCCAATCAATTAGGAATGAATTTGAAGGCATAA